The following proteins come from a genomic window of Lycium ferocissimum isolate CSIRO_LF1 chromosome 4, AGI_CSIRO_Lferr_CH_V1, whole genome shotgun sequence:
- the LOC132053785 gene encoding uncharacterized protein LOC132053785 has translation MGDRVHQFVSGLGPHLIKKCLTASLQEGMNISRIQAHAQNLKEQQQLQRGERDSDRGKRFDHSNYSGPGQSSTVWGSQYGGESGQMRPPLPQCNQCGKPHSELCRLGSDVCNSCGQPGHIMRKCPFLGRRRMVQSTGLLSSVCPPGRYTQTSAGCDRGRGGASGLSSLQSLIYALTGRQDLESSPDVITGILSVFSYDVYSFVDLGSVLLYITPYISGLIGAKLELTKAFTMLH, from the exons atgggagaccgtgtACATCAGTTTGTGAGTGgattggggccacatttgattaagaaatgcttgacggcctcactccagGAGGGAATGAATatctctcgtattcaggcccatgcccagaatttgaaAGAACAGCAGCAGCTGCAAAGAGGTGAGCGTGATTCTGATAGAG GCAAGAGGTTTgatcattctaattattctggACCGGGTCAGAGCTCTACAGTTTGGGGTTCCCAGTATGGAGGTGAATCTGGTCAGATGAGACCGCCCTTACCACAATGTAATCAATGTGGTAAGCCACATTCCGAACTTTGCCGTTTAGGTTCGGATGTTTGCAATTCctgtggtcagccaggccatattatgcgtaaGTGTCCATTTCTAGGCCGTCGAAGGATGGTGCAGTCTACCGGATTGTTGTCATCGGTGTGCCCTCCGGGACGATACACTCAGACCTCAGCAGGCTGTGAtagaggtagagggggagcGTCCGGCTTGAGTAGTCTTCAGAGCCTTATTTACGCATTGACCGGTCGACAGGACTTGGAGTCTTCGCCCGATGTtattacaggtatattgtcagtattttcttatgatgtgtattcaTTTGTTGATCTGGGTTCTGTATTgttatatattactccttatatttcTGGTCTGATTGGGGCGAAACTTGAGTTGACTAAAGCTTTCACAATGCTTCATTAG
- the LOC132051658 gene encoding transcription factor bHLH118-like, with the protein MFPLQQISDENELLFQIPSNPCQQGKIFQDLSLDDYASLGTSFHPLNVTKIKPKKKRLPTKRVLGRNNSDKNHENITAADPDDDFKLKKIMHRDMERQRRQGMAALHSSLRSLLPLQYVKGKRSVSDHMHEAVNYIKQLQENMNELERKRDKLKIVTGRVEDGSSDSSIVSQDCVTVSPCHGGVEILISGSCTKENIPLSRVIQELLKEGLDVVSCVSANVNQKSLHRIQSEVRDMKCINLNALQRKVIDVLNIDHF; encoded by the exons ATGTTTCCTTTACAGCAAATAAGTGATGAAAATGAGTTGTTATTTCAGATTCCCTCAAATCCTTGCCAACAAGGCAAGATCTTCCAAGATTTGAGTCTGGACGATTATGCTTCTCTGGGGACCAGTTTTCATCCCCTAAATGTTACTAAAATTAAACCTAAGAAAAAGAGGCTACCAACTAAAAGGGTATTAGGTAGAAATAATTCAGATAAAAACCATGAAAATATTACTGCTGCTGATCCTGATGATGATTTCAAGCTTAAGAAAATTATGCATAGAGATATGGAACGTCAGAGAAGGCAAGGAATGGCTGCCCTTCACTCTTCTCTCCGATCTCTCCTTCCTCTACAGTATGTCAAG GGAAAAAGATCAGTATCGGATCACATGCATGAAGCTGTGAATTATATCAAACAACTGCAGGAAAATATGAATGAgttagaaagaaagagagacaaGCTGAAAATCGTGACTGGGAGGGTCGAAGATGGTAGCTCAGATAGTTCCATTGTATCCCAAGATTGTGTCACAGTGAGTCCATGCCATGGTGGTGTAGAGATTTTAATCAGTGGGAGCTGTACGAAGGAAAATATACCCCTCTCGAGAGTGATACAAGAGCTTTTGAAAGAAGGGCTTGATGTTGTTAGCTGTGTTTCTGCTAATGTGAATCAAAAGTCACTTCATAGAATTCAATCGGAG GTACGTGATATGAAATGTATCAATCTTAATGCACTGCAAAGAAAGGTGATTGATGTACTCAACATTGATCATTTTTAG
- the LOC132054417 gene encoding serine/threonine-protein phosphatase 7 long form homolog: MYRGFCRCSMGTRVEVPAFCSLLQIWVWTRLRPFQPIPAHPPADYLTVPMPYARRWSRGVRRRAETHHSLLPFRDQLDRMTAQTAFIWTPYDHILDELPAFCRAGQHMWMSMCPLIHMDIVEYHALDRVLRQFGYVQNIPAAMDWEHDHYARDERAGVDDTWQLHMQQQV, from the exons ATGTATCGAGGATTCTGCCGATGTTCTATGGGCACAAGGGTAGAGGTCCCTGCATTTTGCTCGCTCCttcag atatgggtgtggactaggttgagaccttttcagCCCATACCAGCTCACCCTCCCGCTGACTATCTTACTGTTCCGATGCCATACGCGCGGAGATGGTCGAGAGGCGTACGCCGTCGTGCGGAGACGCACCACAGCCTTCTCCCGTTTAGGGATCAGCTAGACCGCATGACGGCGCAAACg gcttttatatggacgccgtatgATCATATTTTGGATGAGCTGCCGGCGTTTTGTAGGGCTGGTCAGCACATGTGGATGTCGAtgtgtccattgatacatatggatatcGTTGAGTATCACGCGCTCGACCGCGTGTTAAGGCAGTTTGGGTATGTACAGAATATACCCGCGGCTATGGATTGGGAGCATGACCACTATGCGAGGGACGAGCGTGCGGGCGTCGATGATACATGGCAACTCCATATGCAGCAGCAGGTCTAG
- the LOC132051659 gene encoding transcription factor bHLH118-like, translated as MDNFHSMFPFQQDEDNELLFPQPCTNPINFIYQQDLVNDFAPFNSLELGDNNLAFNNNNNDSNNNNNNQRGNKLQKPSTSSLHVEKEKGTNGNKEKKVIHREVERQRRQEMATLYASLRQQLPLENIKGKRSTSDHILEAANYIEHLQKNVKNLEERREKLKKESSLRNLEYPKSGSSSTSDSSPAIVRVKECLDGMEILVNCGLNNEGFRLSRVLEVLLQEGLSIVNCSCTKTNTTSALHTIRTEATDQPRINVDVIQQKLADIIHGDTSFK; from the exons ATGGATAATTTCCATTCAATGTTTCCTTTTCAACAAGATGAGGATAATGAGCTCCTTTTTCCACAGCCATGTACCAACCCTATTAATTTCATATACCAACAAGATCTGGTAAACGATTTTGCTCCGTTTAATTCATTGGAGTTGGGCGACAACAACCTTgcatttaacaacaacaacaacgacagcaacaacaacaacaataatcagagAGGCAATAAGCTACAAAAACCGTCAACTTCTTCTCTCCAtgtagagaaagagaaaggtaCTAATGGCAATAAAGAGAAGAAAGTGATACATAGAGAAGTTGAACGACAAAGAAGACAAGAAATGGCTACTCTTTATGCTTCTCTTCGCCAACAGCTTCCCCTTGAAAATATTAAG GGAAAGCGTTCCACATCCGACCACATACTTGAGGCGGCGAATTATATAGAACACTTGCAGAAAAATGTtaagaatttggaagaaaggagagaaaagtTAAAGAAAGAGTCAAGTTTAAGAAATCTTGAATATCCCAAAAGTGGAAGCTCATCAACTAGTGACTCCTCACCGGCGATTGTGAGAGTGAAGGAATGTTTGGATGGCATGGAAATTTTGGTTAATTGTGGTCTCAACAATGAAGGGTTTCGTCTTTCTAGGGTTCTTGAAGTGTTACTTCAAGAGGGGCTTAGCATTGTGAACTGCAGCTGCACCAAAACAAATACTACAAGTGCACTTCACACTATTCGAACTGAG